The following coding sequences lie in one Alloacidobacterium dinghuense genomic window:
- a CDS encoding SIS domain-containing protein, translating to MTRFLQDILRQPDELLRVIDHLNGTERKLLESAADVIRSARHVYVTGIGASWNAALSAGSIFHAGGLPVYMLDAAELLQFSKIPSDATILVLSRSGRSIEIVKLLAKARAAGATVIGVTNFEDGPLAKEAEIPLVIPVKADHGISVNTYSALAVAAASIASAAVSSFDEDIAAALSSTVAETAKSITEWRDLLADTSWLLPGVPYYFMARGSSLASAYEAGLLWEEGAKLPATAMGTGSFRHGPQEVMMKDVRIAIWIDGEQMRDQDLAVAHDLRDLGASVMLTGHDLPKDAADLIFQLPRSPVHWQFLTDVIPAQLAAERLAQLAGVDCDSFRFASYIVEDDYGLQTGGSTSSTRMESKVSET from the coding sequence ATGACCCGGTTTTTGCAGGACATACTCCGCCAGCCTGATGAGCTGCTGCGAGTGATCGATCATCTGAACGGGACAGAACGAAAACTGCTTGAATCAGCGGCGGACGTGATACGTAGCGCTCGCCACGTCTACGTTACCGGAATCGGCGCCAGTTGGAACGCAGCGTTGAGTGCAGGATCGATCTTCCATGCCGGCGGTCTGCCTGTGTATATGCTCGACGCAGCAGAGTTGCTGCAGTTCAGCAAAATTCCTTCGGATGCAACGATCCTGGTTCTCTCTCGCAGCGGTCGAAGCATTGAGATTGTGAAATTGCTGGCCAAGGCCCGCGCGGCTGGCGCGACTGTGATCGGTGTAACCAATTTTGAAGATGGTCCATTGGCGAAGGAGGCCGAGATCCCCTTGGTGATTCCGGTCAAAGCTGACCACGGCATCTCTGTGAATACTTATTCTGCACTGGCGGTTGCGGCAGCATCCATAGCCAGTGCAGCGGTAAGTTCTTTCGATGAGGACATCGCAGCTGCGCTCTCCTCTACTGTTGCCGAGACGGCGAAGAGCATCACAGAGTGGCGGGACCTGCTGGCGGATACCTCGTGGCTCCTGCCGGGTGTGCCTTATTACTTCATGGCACGCGGCTCTAGCTTGGCAAGCGCTTATGAGGCCGGCCTTCTTTGGGAAGAGGGTGCGAAATTGCCGGCAACCGCGATGGGAACTGGTAGCTTTCGGCATGGACCGCAGGAAGTGATGATGAAGGACGTGCGAATCGCAATCTGGATCGACGGAGAGCAGATGCGCGACCAAGACCTGGCGGTAGCACATGACTTGCGAGACTTAGGCGCTTCGGTGATGCTGACCGGTCACGACTTACCAAAAGACGCCGCGGACCTGATCTTTCAGCTTCCTCGATCACCTGTGCATTGGCAGTTCCTGACGGACGTTATCCCGGCACAACTTGCGGCAGAGCGCCTGGCGCAGCTTGCCGGCGTCGATTGTGACTCATTCCGCTTTGCTTCCTACATCGTCGAAGATGATTACGGACTTCAGACCGGCGGAAGTACGTCTTCAACAAGGATGGAATCAAAAGTGAGTGAAACATAG
- a CDS encoding MFS transporter, translated as MARNRYMVFLVLLTFFVISLLTNILGPIVPDIISNFRVSLTAAGFLVFSFFIAYGVMSIPAGFLVERFREKPVMIWAFVAAAIGSISFALFPTYKVAVVSLFLIGTGMAILQVAINPLLRVSGGEEHFAFNEVLAQLFFGTASFISPHIYSYLVLNLRPSLQDSNLLLLGLRKITPAALPWVSLYWIFSAIAVAMVLVLCVSRFPRVQHTDEERPGTLEMYRSLIRKRLVWLYFLAIFAYVGCEQGSANWISQFLSQYHGFDPHTTGARAVSWFWGLMTSGCLAGVLLLKVFDSRRVLIGASTGALCFLSLALFGPAGISAVAFPLVGLFASVMWPILISLALNSVAQYHGSFTGILATGIMGGAVMPAVIGRIGDQFGLRNGLILLYLTFGFIFSVGFWAKPLVNNATIRLKKTDLSTAA; from the coding sequence ATGGCTCGAAATCGATACATGGTCTTCCTGGTCCTGCTTACGTTCTTTGTCATATCTCTGCTCACGAATATCCTCGGGCCGATCGTGCCGGATATCATCAGTAACTTCCGTGTAAGTTTGACCGCCGCTGGATTTCTGGTTTTCTCTTTCTTCATTGCTTACGGAGTGATGTCGATCCCGGCTGGATTCCTGGTTGAGCGCTTCAGGGAAAAGCCTGTGATGATTTGGGCCTTTGTGGCCGCAGCGATTGGCTCCATCAGTTTTGCGCTCTTTCCGACCTATAAAGTGGCGGTGGTTTCTTTGTTTCTGATTGGCACGGGAATGGCGATTCTGCAGGTTGCTATCAATCCTTTACTGCGCGTCTCAGGCGGAGAAGAACACTTTGCCTTCAACGAAGTGCTGGCTCAGCTGTTCTTTGGTACCGCGTCGTTTATTAGTCCGCATATCTATTCCTATTTAGTACTGAACCTGCGTCCCAGCTTGCAGGATTCGAACCTGCTGCTCCTAGGGCTGAGAAAGATCACTCCTGCTGCGTTACCGTGGGTCTCCCTCTACTGGATCTTCAGCGCGATTGCGGTTGCGATGGTTCTGGTGCTGTGCGTGTCGAGGTTTCCACGCGTCCAGCATACGGATGAGGAACGCCCTGGCACGCTCGAGATGTACAGAAGCCTGATACGCAAGCGGCTGGTGTGGTTGTATTTCCTCGCCATCTTTGCCTACGTCGGTTGCGAACAGGGTTCAGCCAACTGGATTTCGCAGTTCCTCAGCCAGTATCACGGCTTTGATCCTCATACTACCGGCGCTCGCGCGGTCTCGTGGTTCTGGGGGCTGATGACTTCCGGCTGTCTGGCCGGAGTGTTGCTGCTGAAGGTATTCGATAGCCGGCGCGTGTTGATTGGAGCTTCCACTGGCGCTCTCTGCTTTCTTTCTCTGGCGCTTTTCGGTCCTGCCGGAATATCGGCTGTCGCCTTTCCACTGGTCGGTTTGTTCGCTTCGGTGATGTGGCCGATCCTGATTTCGCTGGCGCTCAATTCGGTTGCGCAGTACCACGGTTCTTTCACAGGCATTCTTGCGACTGGGATCATGGGCGGCGCTGTGATGCCAGCTGTCATCGGGCGAATTGGCGATCAATTTGGATTGAGAAATGGACTGATCCTTCTTTACCTGACCTTCGGCTTTATTTTCAGCGTTGGGTTCTGGGCGAAACCGCTCGTCAACAATGCGACGATTCGCTTAAAGAAGACAGATCTTTCCACTGCCGCTTGA
- a CDS encoding Spy/CpxP family protein refolding chaperone — MKRKVIWASIILALVVTGITIVRAETRGWHGWCGRGLRHPGPLGYVAHELDLSNTQISQIKSLWQAERPTISALVHEAAAEVREMDAATVEENQDVDKVQEIASRQGATIAKLLIEKEQLSSKIYTSVLTPVQRTQADELQKRWHLRLDKMADRLGSASGRE; from the coding sequence ATGAAGCGAAAAGTAATCTGGGCAAGCATAATTTTAGCGCTCGTTGTAACTGGTATCACCATTGTTCGAGCAGAGACACGAGGCTGGCACGGGTGGTGTGGTCGCGGATTACGCCATCCCGGTCCTCTCGGCTACGTGGCACACGAATTGGATTTGAGCAACACGCAAATATCACAGATCAAATCTCTCTGGCAGGCTGAACGTCCGACAATCTCGGCGCTTGTTCACGAGGCTGCAGCCGAAGTCAGAGAAATGGATGCAGCCACAGTCGAGGAAAATCAGGATGTAGACAAAGTCCAGGAAATTGCCTCTCGCCAGGGCGCAACCATTGCAAAGCTGCTCATTGAGAAAGAACAGCTGAGCTCGAAGATCTACACATCGGTGCTAACCCCTGTTCAGCGCACCCAGGCAGATGAACTTCAGAAACGGTGGCACTTGCGACTGGATAAAATGGCAGACCGGTTGGGCAGTGCTTCAGGCAGAGAGTGA
- a CDS encoding response regulator transcription factor → MDRVLIVDDDVELCELLSERLSTEGFAIETVQDGPHGLERALSQEHALVVLDLMLPGMGGLDLLRRLRARSPVPVLILTARGDDIERILGLEVGADDYLPKPFNARELIARIRAILRRTHRVNAAADPLIVGDIRLDPARHEARLQSSLLNLTTVEFTLLEMLLLHAGHVVTREQLTETVLGRKLGPFDRVIDVHISNIRKKLGSNHGGERIKAVRGSGYLLVARSEAE, encoded by the coding sequence ATGGATCGAGTCCTTATCGTCGATGATGATGTCGAACTGTGCGAGCTCCTCTCCGAGCGTCTGAGCACCGAAGGTTTCGCAATTGAGACAGTGCAGGATGGTCCACACGGCCTTGAGCGGGCGCTATCACAGGAACATGCTCTTGTTGTCCTTGACCTGATGCTCCCCGGCATGGGCGGCCTCGATCTATTGCGCCGCCTGCGAGCGCGGTCTCCTGTTCCCGTGTTGATCTTGACTGCCCGGGGTGATGACATTGAACGGATTCTCGGGTTGGAGGTTGGAGCGGACGATTATCTGCCTAAGCCATTCAACGCACGAGAACTCATTGCACGCATTCGCGCGATTCTGCGGCGCACTCATCGCGTCAACGCGGCAGCCGATCCATTGATTGTCGGCGATATACGACTCGATCCCGCAAGGCACGAGGCCCGATTGCAAAGCTCTCTATTGAACCTGACCACCGTGGAATTTACGTTGCTCGAAATGTTGTTGCTGCATGCCGGACATGTCGTGACCCGCGAGCAACTCACGGAGACTGTGCTCGGCCGCAAGCTCGGCCCTTTCGATCGTGTCATCGATGTGCATATCAGCAATATCCGCAAGAAGCTTGGTTCGAACCATGGGGGTGAACGAATCAAAGCTGTCCGTGGCAGTGGCTATCTCCTCGTGGCGCGATCCGAGGCAGAATGA
- a CDS encoding ATP-binding protein, whose amino-acid sequence MRSLFLKIFLWFWATAIATGIALIITFVFGPGSVPSRWHSSLTDTARSSGMIALAELERGGVPAASTYIERFERDTQLRACLFDLNGQPIAGKDCGTFADMRSHVTATGASDFAIKYGIVRVALILPGSGAREYIFATELPAGPRAALGVDWAAIALRWGVALLVSGGICYLLTRYLTTPILHLREASQQLAAGDLSTRATEKIARRHDELGALVRDFNVMADRIAELVARQRQLIYDVSHELRSPLARLNVALDLGRRKKGNDPAFDHMERDIERLNEMIGRLLTIARLDTSAIPVEMATVNATELVSQIVHDAGFESQKRNVVVTLKAQEQHFVHANAELLHSAIENVVRNAIHYTADGTTVEVALQREEMDGSCFVSLTIRDYGPGVCESDLGNIFQPFYRVADARDRRSGGAGLGLAIADRVIRSHKGTIRAENAMPHGLQINISLPELLEDNAARFIASVFSPN is encoded by the coding sequence ATGCGTAGCCTTTTCCTAAAGATATTTCTCTGGTTCTGGGCGACAGCGATTGCTACAGGCATCGCGTTGATTATTACATTTGTCTTCGGCCCAGGAAGCGTTCCTTCGCGATGGCATTCGAGCTTGACGGACACTGCGCGATCATCCGGCATGATCGCGCTCGCAGAACTTGAACGGGGAGGCGTTCCAGCCGCATCGACTTACATCGAAAGGTTTGAACGCGATACGCAACTGCGAGCGTGTCTTTTTGATTTAAACGGACAACCCATCGCTGGAAAAGACTGCGGGACCTTTGCCGATATGAGGTCTCATGTAACAGCCACAGGAGCGTCCGACTTCGCTATCAAATACGGCATCGTTCGTGTTGCGTTGATACTCCCGGGCAGCGGCGCACGGGAGTATATTTTTGCCACTGAACTTCCTGCCGGACCTCGCGCCGCCTTGGGCGTCGATTGGGCAGCCATTGCCTTGCGATGGGGTGTCGCTTTGCTTGTCTCCGGAGGTATCTGTTACCTGCTCACCCGCTATCTCACTACGCCGATCCTGCACTTGCGAGAAGCATCTCAACAGCTGGCCGCCGGAGATTTAAGTACTCGTGCAACTGAGAAGATCGCGCGCCGGCACGACGAATTGGGAGCGCTGGTGCGCGACTTCAACGTCATGGCAGACCGCATCGCGGAGCTCGTCGCACGTCAACGTCAGCTCATCTACGATGTCTCTCATGAACTGCGCTCGCCATTAGCCAGGCTGAACGTGGCGCTCGATCTTGGACGCCGAAAAAAGGGGAACGATCCCGCCTTCGACCATATGGAACGTGACATCGAGCGGCTCAACGAGATGATCGGGCGATTGTTGACCATCGCGAGGCTTGATACCTCTGCAATCCCGGTTGAAATGGCAACAGTGAATGCAACCGAACTCGTATCTCAGATTGTTCATGACGCTGGATTCGAGTCGCAGAAACGGAATGTGGTTGTGACATTGAAAGCCCAGGAACAGCATTTCGTGCACGCGAATGCAGAGCTTCTGCACAGTGCGATCGAAAATGTAGTGCGAAATGCGATTCATTACACGGCAGACGGGACGACAGTCGAAGTCGCCCTTCAACGCGAGGAAATGGATGGCTCATGTTTTGTCTCCTTGACCATCCGTGATTACGGGCCTGGAGTTTGTGAGTCTGATCTCGGCAACATATTCCAGCCCTTCTATCGGGTCGCGGATGCGCGGGATCGTAGATCGGGAGGTGCTGGCTTAGGTTTGGCGATTGCCGATCGGGTAATCCGAAGCCATAAAGGAACGATCCGTGCCGAAAACGCTATGCCACACGGCTTGCAAATCAATATCTCGTTGCCAGAGTTGTTAGAGGACAATGCTGCTCGCTTCATCGCTTCCGTGTTCTCGCCAAATTGA
- a CDS encoding DoxX family protein: MNTFLWVVQALLAVVFLFAGGMKFFGIEKVLKDAAPGPGKLSLTRPMLHFIGVSELGGSLGVILPTLTGVMPQLTPAAAAGLTVVMILATGFHIQRKDPASKTITTLVLSALCTFVAYSNSAK; this comes from the coding sequence ATGAATACTTTTCTGTGGGTAGTCCAAGCATTGCTTGCCGTGGTATTCCTGTTCGCTGGTGGGATGAAGTTCTTCGGCATCGAAAAGGTTCTCAAAGACGCGGCACCAGGACCCGGCAAGCTGAGCTTAACAAGGCCGATGTTGCATTTTATCGGCGTCTCCGAACTTGGCGGCAGTTTAGGCGTGATCCTGCCTACGTTGACAGGGGTAATGCCGCAACTGACGCCGGCAGCTGCAGCCGGTCTAACGGTCGTCATGATCCTCGCCACGGGTTTTCATATTCAGCGCAAAGATCCAGCATCCAAGACCATCACAACGTTGGTCCTCTCGGCCTTATGTACATTCGTGGCATACAGTAATTCGGCTAAGTGA
- a CDS encoding helix-turn-helix domain-containing protein → MRLSERKLLQNVLNETGGNKADAARRLGIQRRLLYEKMKALGMESSE, encoded by the coding sequence ATTCGGCTAAGTGAACGGAAGCTTCTCCAAAACGTACTTAACGAGACCGGCGGAAATAAGGCTGATGCGGCGCGTAGACTGGGAATTCAGCGAAGGCTTCTCTACGAAAAGATGAAAGCGCTTGGCATGGAATCGAGCGAATAA
- a CDS encoding sigma-70 family RNA polymerase sigma factor: protein MAQEALFKAFKNLKQFRGECKFSTWITQITMNEARLRLRRLKRAGEESIDCGIDNEEGDYIPVDFADWREIPSETLHRKELREALRGAIFSLKPMYRDVLILRDVQHMSVAETATVLGISEASVKTRLLRARFQVRDVLAPGFDGYWNVSGHGYKRIRPF, encoded by the coding sequence ATCGCGCAGGAGGCCCTTTTCAAGGCATTCAAGAATCTCAAGCAATTTCGAGGAGAGTGCAAGTTCAGTACGTGGATTACGCAGATCACGATGAATGAGGCACGTTTGCGACTGAGGCGGCTCAAGAGAGCTGGTGAGGAATCCATAGATTGCGGTATCGACAACGAAGAAGGAGACTACATACCAGTTGATTTTGCGGACTGGAGGGAAATACCTTCTGAGACCTTACACCGGAAGGAGTTGAGAGAAGCACTACGAGGCGCGATTTTTTCGTTGAAGCCGATGTACCGTGATGTGCTTATTCTTCGCGACGTTCAGCATATGAGTGTCGCGGAAACGGCAACAGTGTTGGGAATCAGCGAGGCGTCAGTGAAGACACGCTTGCTGCGAGCACGATTCCAGGTGAGAGATGTGTTGGCGCCGGGATTCGATGGCTATTGGAACGTGAGCGGTCATGGGTACAAACGCATCAGGCCGTTCTGA
- a CDS encoding anti-sigma factor family protein, which yields MPDERIIVEISCFEVWRQISNYVDDDVDPEMKARLEFHFDRCRHCKAILNGTRNVIALVGDEQTFAFDDAISERLTNALSRRIANHSREGE from the coding sequence ATGCCGGACGAGAGGATCATAGTTGAGATCAGCTGTTTTGAAGTGTGGCGGCAAATCTCCAACTATGTGGATGACGATGTGGACCCCGAGATGAAGGCACGGCTTGAGTTCCATTTTGACCGGTGCAGACATTGCAAGGCCATACTGAATGGCACACGGAACGTTATCGCTCTGGTAGGTGATGAGCAGACATTTGCATTCGATGATGCAATCAGTGAACGCCTGACGAACGCTCTATCCCGGAGAATTGCAAATCATTCTCGCGAAGGCGAGTGA
- a CDS encoding ketopantoate reductase family protein → MSLKIVIFGSGGVGGYFGARLAAAGNDVTFVARGAHFEAMRSLGLRVVNPLGDVSLPEVEVVNRVAQIKYADFVFLTVKLWDTQQAIPELVPLAERGAAVISFQNGVQKEEVLLRVLPKPSVMGGVSYISAAIQEPGVIRHFGPIQNLVFGEFDGAGSQRALELLSACESARIGARISNEIEREIWEKFVFLVGLSATTATMRQPIGAIRTNEQTRGFLLDVMRETVNVGRARGVTLAKDYADQQLEFCDTLPAEMTASMYQDLLRGNRLELPWLSASVAELGEKMGIPVPRNRAVTDILALYVAGHKSD, encoded by the coding sequence ATGTCATTGAAGATTGTAATTTTCGGGTCGGGAGGCGTCGGAGGATATTTTGGCGCCAGGCTAGCGGCTGCGGGCAATGATGTGACTTTCGTTGCCCGAGGTGCACATTTCGAAGCTATGCGGTCGCTTGGACTTCGCGTCGTTAACCCATTGGGGGACGTCTCTCTTCCTGAGGTGGAAGTTGTTAACAGAGTGGCTCAAATCAAATACGCCGACTTCGTGTTTCTCACGGTCAAGCTCTGGGACACACAGCAGGCTATTCCAGAGCTCGTCCCCTTGGCGGAACGAGGCGCGGCGGTGATCTCTTTTCAGAACGGAGTTCAGAAGGAAGAAGTCTTGTTGAGGGTTCTTCCTAAACCGTCTGTGATGGGCGGTGTAAGCTACATTTCGGCTGCCATCCAAGAGCCCGGCGTCATCCGGCACTTCGGGCCAATTCAAAATCTCGTTTTTGGAGAATTTGACGGTGCAGGTTCACAGCGAGCCCTGGAACTCCTGAGCGCCTGCGAGAGTGCCCGCATCGGAGCCAGGATCAGCAATGAGATCGAACGGGAGATTTGGGAGAAGTTCGTTTTCCTCGTCGGCTTGTCAGCCACAACAGCCACCATGCGGCAACCGATCGGGGCGATCAGGACGAACGAACAGACGCGAGGCTTTCTACTCGATGTGATGCGCGAAACCGTAAATGTAGGGCGTGCTCGTGGCGTAACGCTTGCCAAGGACTATGCCGACCAGCAATTGGAGTTCTGCGATACCCTCCCAGCCGAAATGACAGCTTCGATGTATCAGGATCTCCTCCGCGGGAATCGTCTGGAGTTGCCCTGGCTGAGTGCATCAGTTGCAGAGTTGGGAGAGAAGATGGGTATACCCGTCCCTCGCAACAGAGCCGTGACCGACATCCTCGCACTCTACGTGGCCGGCCACAAATCGGACTAA
- a CDS encoding anti-sigma factor family protein → MVIDCKHVWNYISEYLDGALPDETRDTVQKHLDHCEICSAVLDSTRNVIILTADDRIFELPVGFSERLHARIDLEFMRIEP, encoded by the coding sequence ATGGTCATAGATTGCAAGCACGTTTGGAACTACATTTCTGAATATCTGGATGGAGCGCTCCCCGACGAAACGAGGGACACGGTGCAAAAGCACCTGGACCACTGCGAGATCTGCTCGGCCGTTCTGGACTCCACGCGCAACGTGATCATCCTGACTGCCGACGATCGCATCTTCGAACTTCCGGTTGGCTTCAGCGAGCGGCTTCACGCGCGCATCGATCTCGAGTTCATGCGTATAGAGCCGTGA
- a CDS encoding sigma-70 family RNA polymerase sigma factor — translation MNVVLNWTEPEIIAAILAGEIQLYHELIRPYERSVYVMALSYMKNEAEAEDVAQEAFIRAFRKLESFRAESKFSTWLISIAINEARTRLRRQALVRMEPLDQLPDEDKSISPALLRDWREIPSQAVEREEVRNLIQLAVEQLPDIYRQVFLLRDVEELTISETAEALNVSIPSVKVRLHRARLMLQKQLAPQLRTVNRSSKRGWLPWS, via the coding sequence GTGAACGTGGTTTTGAACTGGACAGAGCCAGAAATAATCGCTGCTATTCTTGCGGGAGAAATTCAGCTATATCATGAATTGATCCGTCCCTACGAGCGCAGTGTCTACGTCATGGCTCTGTCGTATATGAAGAACGAGGCAGAGGCAGAGGACGTAGCGCAAGAGGCCTTCATTAGGGCGTTTCGAAAGCTCGAATCATTTCGCGCTGAATCTAAATTCAGCACGTGGCTTATCAGTATCGCGATCAACGAGGCGAGAACTCGCCTCCGGAGGCAGGCTCTTGTCCGAATGGAGCCGCTCGATCAACTTCCGGACGAAGATAAAAGCATCTCACCTGCTCTCTTGCGTGACTGGCGCGAAATACCATCACAGGCCGTGGAGCGGGAAGAGGTTCGAAATCTGATTCAGCTGGCGGTTGAGCAGCTTCCGGACATCTATCGCCAGGTTTTCCTTCTGCGCGATGTGGAAGAACTCACGATTAGCGAGACAGCAGAGGCTTTGAATGTCAGTATCCCCAGCGTTAAGGTCCGATTGCATCGTGCACGTTTGATGCTACAAAAGCAACTGGCCCCTCAGCTAAGGACTGTAAATCGATCATCGAAGAGGGGGTGGCTCCCATGGTCATAG
- a CDS encoding DoxX family protein, which produces MAHLLHLYRRVASAFSSFQSAMLLLVRLYWGFQFAQTGWEKLHNLAKITGFFDSLNIPFPAFSALFVSTLEFVGGILLMLGLFSRPVALLLACNMFVAYWTADHEALSAISSNPRKFYAADPYTLLFASLMVLIFGAGFFTVDILVAKRLKAVEQ; this is translated from the coding sequence ATGGCTCATCTGTTACATCTTTATCGCCGCGTCGCATCGGCGTTTTCATCCTTTCAATCCGCGATGCTTCTGCTGGTGCGCCTCTACTGGGGATTTCAATTTGCCCAGACTGGGTGGGAAAAATTACACAACTTGGCGAAAATTACGGGGTTCTTCGACAGTCTCAATATTCCGTTCCCAGCTTTCAGTGCCCTGTTCGTCTCCACCCTTGAGTTTGTCGGAGGTATTCTTCTTATGCTCGGCCTCTTTTCGCGCCCCGTCGCACTTCTGCTGGCGTGCAACATGTTCGTTGCCTACTGGACCGCGGACCATGAAGCGCTCTCTGCGATCTCTTCCAACCCTAGAAAGTTCTACGCGGCGGATCCTTATACCCTTCTGTTTGCGTCGCTGATGGTTCTGATCTTTGGGGCAGGTTTCTTTACAGTTGATATTCTCGTCGCCAAGCGGCTGAAAGCGGTTGAGCAGTGA
- a CDS encoding DUF1223 domain-containing protein: MTVQSTPRHHRWRSWNCLPSEGCSSCPPADSLLRQINLKQTTAGQLIVGISEHVTYWNNLGRKDPYSSRVFTERQSVYASRLSPEGSYTPQMVLNGRDQFVGSDGPALERALRDDARREHLKLRIVSSALTSEGIDVKFAFAGNPSKPLGVIAVLADDTDRSNVLRGENSGRQLQHVSVARSLARVATVRDEGEQLIHVSFPEGLSRSSGSGHHLILFAQESHRGAILGAATMPL; encoded by the coding sequence CTGACAGTTCAATCAACGCCACGCCATCATCGGTGGCGATCGTGGAACTGTTTACCTTCGGAAGGATGTTCAAGTTGCCCGCCAGCCGACTCGCTCTTGCGGCAGATCAATTTGAAGCAGACGACTGCCGGGCAACTCATCGTTGGTATCAGCGAGCACGTGACCTATTGGAACAATCTCGGCAGGAAAGATCCTTACTCCTCGCGAGTGTTTACCGAAAGGCAGAGTGTTTACGCCTCGCGCCTCTCCCCGGAGGGATCTTACACACCACAAATGGTCTTGAATGGTCGCGACCAGTTCGTTGGGAGTGATGGCCCCGCGTTGGAGCGCGCTTTGCGCGACGATGCACGAAGAGAGCATCTCAAGCTCCGCATCGTCTCTTCTGCGCTTACTTCAGAGGGAATCGACGTGAAGTTTGCCTTCGCCGGAAATCCATCGAAGCCCCTCGGTGTCATCGCAGTTCTAGCGGATGATACGGACCGATCCAACGTTCTGCGAGGAGAGAACAGCGGCAGGCAACTTCAACATGTCTCCGTTGCTCGCTCCCTGGCGCGCGTGGCTACGGTGAGGGATGAGGGTGAGCAACTTATCCACGTTTCGTTTCCGGAGGGGCTCTCAAGAAGTAGCGGCTCAGGCCATCACTTGATTCTTTTCGCTCAGGAGTCGCACCGGGGGGCAATCCTCGGCGCTGCGACGATGCCTCTTTGA
- a CDS encoding DoxX family membrane protein — MTEEMDLWLRSIALPYALLRIALGLNICLHGVVRWRVGLRNFAESLLPMFQKTALPVWSVYGFGYVLPIVEAVIGACVLFGFQTRRALISGSVLMLVLMFGSTLRQDWPTVGVQLTYSLVYSLLLAGIRFNSYSIDRQLSRSL; from the coding sequence ATGACCGAAGAGATGGACCTGTGGTTGAGGAGTATAGCGCTGCCCTATGCGCTTCTGCGTATCGCATTGGGCTTGAACATTTGCCTGCATGGCGTCGTTCGTTGGAGAGTCGGTCTCAGGAACTTCGCAGAGTCCCTGCTTCCGATGTTCCAGAAGACCGCCCTGCCTGTGTGGTCTGTGTACGGCTTCGGCTATGTGTTGCCGATTGTCGAGGCAGTGATAGGCGCCTGCGTACTCTTCGGTTTCCAGACTCGTCGCGCTTTAATTTCGGGTTCGGTTCTAATGCTTGTCTTAATGTTCGGCTCTACATTGCGCCAAGACTGGCCGACGGTCGGAGTACAACTCACGTATTCCTTGGTCTATTCTCTTCTGCTGGCGGGGATTCGATTCAATTCCTACAGCATAGATCGCCAGCTGAGTCGTTCACTGTAG